The sequence AAGAAACGCAGAAGACAGGCAAACACATGCATCTTTTCTTCAAAGGCcgcggggtggtggtggtggcacccCCCCGACATGGCGGGGGACTGTCGTGTCTCTCCGTGTTTGTATTTCTCTCGCGCCTTCTTGCCCTCACACTCCGCATGGAAGCAACACTGACACCAATTATCTTCAAAGACCAGgctgacacacacgcacgcacagaaacAAAGTCATTCAACCCTCGCAAAGCAGCCCATTATACACGACCTCTCCGgtgtacccccccccctcttcaaGATAAGGCGGGCGGGTGCCGCAAGACAAGGGAATGGCGGGGTGGTCGTGAAGAAAgggatgctgctgctttgaTTCAACATGTCTTGTGGCTTGCTGAAAGGGCGGCtgcgttctctctttgtgtgcgtTGTCATGCCATCCTCTCTGTCACTGTCCCCCTCGTGGTCCTTGgtcccccccttctctctttccgccCCGCTCGCGCCCTTTGGGGGCCCCCGGTGGCGGGGGCTGCTCGGATGATGCCGCGGNNNNNNNNNNNNNNNNNNNNNNNNNNNNNNNNNNNNNNNNNNNNNNNNNNNNNNNNNNNNNNNNNNNNNNNNNNNNNNNNNNNNNNNNNNNNNNNNNNNNTGACTCTGACCTGCGCAGCTTGCCGTGAACCTCGTGCCGTTCCCGCGCCTGCACTTCTTCATGATGGGCTTcgcgccgctgacgagccGCGGCTCGCAGCAGTACCGCGGCCTGTCCGTCGCGGAGCTGACGCAGCAGATGTTTGACGCCAAGAACATGATGCAGGCCGCCGACCCGCGCCACGGCCGCTACCTCACCGCGTCCGCGCTGTTCCGCGGCCGCATGTCGACGAAGGAAGTCGACGAGCAGATGCTGAACGTGCAGAACAAGAACTCCAGCTACTTCATCGAGTGGATCCCGAACAACATCAAGTCCTCCATCTGCGATATCCCGCCCAAGGGCCTCAAGATGTCCGTCACCTTCATCGGCAACAACACCTGCATCCAGGAGATGTTCCGCCGCGTCGGCGAGCAGTTCACCGGCATG comes from Leishmania braziliensis MHOM/BR/75/M2904 complete genome, chromosome 33 and encodes:
- a CDS encoding beta-tubulin, which encodes MMGFAPLTSRGSQQYRGLSVAELTQQMFDAKNMMQAADPRHGRYLTASALFRGRMSTKEVDEQMLNVQNKNSSYFIEWIPNNIKSSICDIPPKGLKMSVTFIGNNTCIQEMFRRVGEQFTGMFRRKAFLHWYTGEGMDEMEFTEAESNMNDLVSEYQQYQDATVEEEGEYDEEEEAY